Proteins encoded together in one Lathamus discolor isolate bLatDis1 chromosome 3, bLatDis1.hap1, whole genome shotgun sequence window:
- the PRLHR gene encoding prolactin-releasing peptide receptor: MMNSDNLTSQSFLSAIHSNTSNLFSGLQFVQSFKPLIIPCYSLVVFIGVIGNYLLIYVICKTKKMHNVTNFLVGNLAFSDMLMCATCVPLTLAYAFEPRGWVYGRFMCYFVFLMQPVTVFVSVFTLTVIAVDRYYAMVYPFRRRLTIPICAYILAAIWLLSCSLAAPALVHTYHAEFPELDFSICEEFWFHMKRDRLAYAYSTLIITYVLPLAVISLSYLRISVKLKNRVVPGNVTQGQAEWDRARRRKTFRLLVLVVAAFGVCWLPLHIFNMIKDIDISLIDKQYFNFIQLLCHWFAMMSACTNAFLYAWLHDSFRGELKKMFAWKKKKIGPTTNCIMASVVL; the protein is encoded by the coding sequence ATGATGAATTCGGACAATTTAACCTCCCAAAGCTTCCTCTCTGCGATTCACAGCAACACCAGCAATTTATTCTCAGGGCTCCAGTTTGTTCAGTCCTTCAAGCCACTCATCATCCCCTGCTACTCGCTAGTGGTTTTTATTGGTGTCATTGGGAACTACCTTCTCATTTATGTTATCTGCAAGACAAAAAAGATGCACAATGTCACCAACTTTCTGGTAGGCAATCTGGCTTTCTCAGACATGCTCATGTGTGCAACCTGCGTGCCCCTGACGCTCGCTTATGCCTTTGAGCCCAGAGGATGGGTGTATGGGCGTTTCATGTGctactttgttttcctgatgcaACCCGTCACTGTGTTTGTGTCTGTCTTTACCTTGACTGTCATAGCTGTGGATAGGTATTATGCCATGGTGTACCCATTCCGCAGGAGGCTCACAATCCCTATTTGTGCTTATATCCTGGCTGCTATTTGGTTGCTGAGCTGTAGCTTGGCTGCCCCAGCTTTGGTCCACACTTACCACGCAGAGTTCCCAGAACTGGACTTCTCTATCTGCGAGGAGTTTTGGTTCCACATGAAAAGAGATCGCTTAGCTTATGCCTACAGCACTCTCATCATCACCTATGTACTGCCTTTGGCTGTCATCTCCCTGTCCTACTTGAGAATCTCTGTCAAGCTGAAGAACCGTGTAGTCCCTGgcaatgtcacccaaggccaAGCTGAATGGGACCgagcaaggaggagaaaaacttTTCGCTTGCTAGTCTTAGTGGTGGCAGCCTTTGGAGTCTGTTGGCTGCCTCTGCACATCTTCAACATGATAAAGGACATCGACATCAGCTTGATTGACAAGCAATATTTCAACTTCATCCAGCTGCTGTGCCACTGGTTTGCAATGATGTCTGCTTGTACCAATGCCTTCCTCTATGCCTGGCTCCATGACAGCTTTAGGGGGgagctgaagaaaatgtttgcctggaagaagaagaaaattggACCCACTACAAACTGCATTATGGCCAGTGTGGTGCTGTAA